The following proteins are co-located in the Flavobacterium sp. CECT 9288 genome:
- a CDS encoding glycoside hydrolase family 2 TIM barrel-domain containing protein, with protein MKIINNRNIYKAAFILSFIVISIFTLFGMAKILDYLNTGADRSAMLHLETKSEDVYLPKVTWTKIENPARKMEKNTLGKIERDYLFSWHIKNKALQNNIPKGIDDYYTMNTRDNLYKVIQHNKAQEITIENTTLKHFPELEFYSEDGQLVVFTDKNVIEFQKIYLNKKLLTTVQDTATYKVMMLLEDGYWRVRHFQKMEPSPFAKDSIQPEPEYSIQEDKILKNKKQFVIKGINYYPKNSAWDTFGEQFHKDTIAKDFDIIKKSNLNSIRVFIQYDDFGKANINPEKMVKLKTLLDLAAAKNLGVMVTLFDFYSDYSLDSWTLTHRHAEQIVSTFKDHKAIIAWDLKNEPNLDFENRGKENVLQWLDHMVTVVRENDPNHLITIGWSNSVAASQLADKVDFVSYHFYNDMQHLEYETNTLIKTLKKPVVIQEFGVPSYGGIWNLWESSLENQAQYHQKMQTYFKKNNYSFMSWTLYDFPKVPDQVAGKWPWQKNRQKQFGFIDVKGKNKPAYKYISN; from the coding sequence ATGAAAATTATCAATAACCGAAATATTTACAAAGCGGCCTTTATACTATCGTTTATCGTGATTAGTATTTTTACGCTATTTGGTATGGCAAAAATTTTGGATTACTTAAATACTGGTGCTGACAGAAGTGCCATGTTACACCTTGAAACAAAAAGCGAGGATGTATACTTACCAAAAGTGACCTGGACCAAAATTGAAAATCCAGCGCGTAAAATGGAGAAAAACACACTAGGAAAAATTGAACGGGACTACCTTTTTTCTTGGCATATAAAAAACAAAGCTCTACAAAATAACATCCCAAAAGGCATTGACGATTATTATACCATGAATACTCGTGATAATCTATACAAAGTCATTCAACACAATAAAGCACAAGAAATTACAATAGAAAACACCACACTAAAACACTTTCCTGAATTAGAATTCTACAGTGAAGACGGACAACTAGTTGTTTTTACAGATAAAAACGTGATTGAGTTTCAAAAAATCTATCTCAATAAAAAGTTACTAACCACGGTACAAGACACCGCAACATACAAAGTAATGATGCTGCTTGAAGATGGCTACTGGCGTGTGCGTCATTTTCAAAAAATGGAACCCTCTCCATTTGCTAAAGACTCCATACAACCAGAGCCCGAGTACAGTATTCAGGAGGATAAAATTCTTAAAAACAAAAAACAATTTGTAATCAAAGGAATTAATTACTATCCAAAAAATTCAGCTTGGGATACCTTTGGGGAACAATTTCACAAGGATACTATTGCAAAGGATTTTGACATCATCAAAAAATCAAATTTAAACTCTATACGGGTTTTTATTCAATACGATGATTTTGGGAAAGCAAATATAAATCCTGAAAAGATGGTTAAACTTAAAACCCTTTTAGATTTGGCTGCAGCCAAAAATCTAGGAGTTATGGTAACCTTATTTGATTTTTACAGCGATTACTCATTAGACAGTTGGACTTTAACACACAGACATGCAGAGCAAATAGTATCAACATTTAAAGACCATAAAGCAATCATAGCTTGGGATTTAAAAAACGAGCCTAATTTAGATTTTGAAAACAGAGGTAAAGAAAATGTTTTGCAATGGCTTGACCACATGGTAACGGTTGTCAGAGAAAATGATCCTAATCATTTAATAACTATTGGCTGGTCAAACTCTGTTGCTGCCTCACAACTGGCTGATAAAGTAGATTTTGTTTCGTATCACTTTTACAATGACATGCAACACTTAGAGTATGAAACCAATACTTTAATTAAAACTTTAAAAAAACCAGTTGTAATCCAAGAATTTGGAGTTCCATCTTACGGCGGGATTTGGAATTTATGGGAAAGTAGTTTAGAAAATCAAGCCCAATACCACCAAAAAATGCAAACGTATTTCAAGAAAAACAACTATTCCTTTATGTCTTGGACATTATATGATTTCCCAAAAGTACCGGATCAAGTAGCTGGAAAATGGCCTTGGCAAAAAAACAGACAAAAACAATTTGGGTTCATTGATGTTAAAGGCAAGAACAAACCCGCTTATAAATACATCTCGAATTAA
- a CDS encoding DUF4407 domain-containing protein, with protein MLKQFFILCSGADKDLLETCSEGEQTKYVGIGATVFFTAVMAFLASAYALFTVFDSVYPAIAFGVVWAFLIFNLDRFIVSTIRKRDQFGAEFLQATPRIILAVIIAIVISKPLEIKIFEKEINTVLLKEKNAMALANKIEVATYFKSDLDKNKAEIDKLKLEITTKEKEVNTLYETYIKEAEGTAGTKKLGKGPVFKEKIAKHDLAKQELDTLQKINLAKIAEMEKNTKTLQADLDKKVTETQPIIDGFDGLMARINALNKLPWLPSFFIMLLFLAIETSPIIAKLLAPKGEYDFKLEDLETALKATIEQDKYQRSLLVKTSESMHNKVYADIADDKKLYDLQRKNATDLLELQSNNFVEKQKRTL; from the coding sequence GTATTCTTTACAGCCGTTATGGCTTTTTTAGCCAGTGCTTATGCCCTATTCACCGTATTTGACAGTGTTTATCCAGCAATTGCTTTTGGAGTTGTCTGGGCTTTTCTTATTTTTAATTTGGATCGTTTTATTGTTTCTACTATTCGAAAACGAGATCAGTTTGGTGCCGAATTTTTACAAGCTACACCCCGAATTATTTTAGCGGTAATCATTGCCATTGTAATCTCAAAACCCTTAGAAATTAAAATTTTCGAAAAAGAAATCAATACTGTTTTGTTGAAAGAGAAAAATGCGATGGCTTTAGCCAATAAAATAGAGGTAGCTACGTATTTCAAAAGCGATTTAGACAAAAACAAAGCTGAAATTGACAAGCTGAAATTAGAAATAACAACCAAAGAAAAAGAGGTTAATACCTTATACGAAACCTATATCAAAGAGGCAGAAGGAACAGCAGGAACCAAAAAACTAGGCAAAGGTCCTGTTTTTAAAGAAAAAATTGCCAAGCATGATTTGGCCAAACAAGAATTAGACACATTACAAAAAATCAACTTGGCCAAAATTGCTGAGATGGAAAAAAACACAAAAACTTTACAAGCTGATTTAGACAAAAAAGTGACCGAAACTCAACCTATTATTGATGGATTTGATGGTTTAATGGCCCGAATTAATGCCTTGAACAAATTGCCTTGGTTGCCATCGTTTTTTATAATGTTGCTATTTTTAGCCATTGAAACCTCGCCAATTATTGCAAAACTTTTGGCTCCAAAAGGCGAATATGATTTTAAATTAGAAGATCTTGAAACCGCATTAAAAGCAACCATTGAACAAGACAAATACCAAAGGTCTCTTCTGGTAAAAACAAGTGAAAGCATGCATAACAAAGTATATGCTGACATCGCCGATGATAAAAAACTGTATGACCTACAGCGTAAAAACGCCACTGATCTATTAGAATTACAGTCTAATAATTTTGTAGAGAAGCAAAAGAGAACGCTTTAA
- a CDS encoding glycosyltransferase → MKILIIDDQELVILSLEKSLVDLGYEVFSANTISDGIKSYDLHLPNLVIADINMPYSNEKEITKEELNVYNGLEIAKHIKVVRGHNTPVMILSGNTEEDIIVKGFDLGVDDYMKKPLSLSEIGARVKRLIGVGGKPAKITQKNQIIQNNCIGVVIPCYNEELRLLGDDFKAFINSNLGYHLCFVNDGSKDKTLEVLEKLREGNEDHISIYDCEKNGGKAEAVRLGMLHLAKQDQFDYIGFLDADLSTDFEDFHDLVNTISTSNFKLVSGSRMARMGADITKESARAIISKIINFIIRKTVGMEFNDTQCGAKIMSKDVIEKTFQTKFLTKWLFDVEILMRMKQVYGDEETKKLVCEQPLKRWIHADGSKLSFKDSLKIVFQIGQIAIHYR, encoded by the coding sequence ATGAAAATATTAATTATTGACGATCAGGAGTTAGTGATACTCTCTTTAGAAAAAAGCCTTGTCGATTTAGGTTACGAAGTATTTTCAGCCAATACCATTTCTGATGGAATTAAAAGCTATGATTTGCATCTGCCCAATCTTGTTATAGCTGATATTAACATGCCTTATTCTAATGAAAAGGAAATCACTAAGGAAGAACTTAATGTGTACAATGGTCTTGAAATTGCAAAACACATAAAAGTAGTTAGAGGGCATAATACTCCCGTTATGATTTTATCGGGTAATACAGAGGAGGATATTATTGTAAAAGGATTTGATTTAGGAGTTGATGATTACATGAAAAAACCACTCAGTCTAAGTGAGATAGGAGCGCGTGTAAAACGGTTGATAGGTGTTGGCGGTAAGCCGGCTAAAATAACGCAAAAAAATCAAATCATTCAAAACAACTGTATTGGGGTTGTAATTCCATGTTATAATGAGGAACTTCGTTTGTTAGGGGACGACTTCAAAGCTTTTATTAATTCAAATTTAGGATACCATTTGTGTTTTGTAAATGATGGTAGTAAAGATAAAACCCTTGAAGTTCTTGAAAAATTAAGAGAAGGAAATGAAGATCACATTAGTATTTATGATTGTGAAAAAAATGGAGGCAAAGCCGAAGCAGTACGATTAGGGATGCTTCACCTAGCCAAACAAGATCAATTTGATTACATCGGTTTTTTAGATGCGGATTTATCTACAGATTTTGAAGATTTTCATGACCTTGTAAACACCATATCTACATCAAATTTTAAATTAGTTAGTGGGTCTAGAATGGCCCGTATGGGTGCTGATATTACTAAAGAATCTGCTCGTGCCATTATTAGTAAAATCATTAATTTTATCATTCGAAAAACAGTTGGTATGGAATTTAATGACACGCAATGTGGTGCTAAAATCATGAGTAAAGATGTGATTGAAAAAACCTTTCAAACCAAGTTTTTGACCAAGTGGTTGTTTGATGTAGAAATTTTAATGCGAATGAAACAAGTGTACGGGGACGAAGAAACTAAAAAACTAGTTTGTGAACAGCCCTTAAAAAGATGGATTCATGCTGATGGATCTAAACTTTCTTTTAAAGATTCCTTGAAAATTGTATTCCAAATAGGCCAAATTGCTATTCACTACAGATAA
- a CDS encoding TonB-dependent siderophore receptor: MFSKYTYLLLFLFTLLPALSQTSNTNNKNFKIDKTNANDTITENLRSVIVKGKPKKQKLETSGFAVAIIETKEASLRNLTTNELLDRSVGVRVRQNGGIGSNVEYNLNGMSGSAIGMFIDGIEISTFGSSFNLNNIPPAMIERIEVYKGILPSHLTGDYVGGAINVVLKKDVSKNTATAAVSYGSFQTFQSDLGVTLRDKKSGLSFRGSGFYTYTDNSFETWGRSTTFVNHLQQITRPYRAKRFNNTYKAVGGRFEAGFTDTKWADQFFIGYNGSSNYTEIPHGITMAVPYVGRFNETKSHALLLNYTKKNFLVQNLALNINAVRSERSTYLQDTISYAYNWDGTIREVIEFGERVPLRTNGGQQGPKTITNTDRKITNARSNLGYLIASGHRISLNHKFEATNRKDEDLLNPSLRELATKSLVTKNIVSLNYEAESFNKKLITNLLGKYTTNKTNQTKYEIVTIDGVNTIVQRESSTSDYNFGYGATASYQVIEKLFIIGSTENSYIMPTENQLFGAPEINILSNLTLEPEKNINYNLGFRWGPIDFKKHKISFYANAFWRNGFNKITQQAVDVSEIEEESDADIQTTRYVNLGKTQARGFEAEIIYVFNNKLNASVNFSKFNNIFKLERDNNGLPHTFFGQQVPNEPFLTANANIQYRLNNVLQKNSVLNLYYNTGFVGEYYVVWGQPDWSLTPSQFTHDIGISYGFPSKKLIASVDVKNIMNAEIYDNFSIQKPGRGIYFKLNYTFSTFL, from the coding sequence ATGTTTAGTAAATATACCTATCTCTTGTTGTTTCTATTTACGTTGCTCCCCGCCTTATCGCAAACAAGCAACACTAACAACAAAAACTTTAAAATTGATAAAACTAACGCAAATGACACTATTACTGAAAACCTAAGAAGTGTCATCGTAAAAGGAAAACCTAAAAAACAAAAATTAGAGACAAGTGGATTTGCAGTAGCCATTATTGAAACCAAAGAAGCCTCCTTACGCAACTTAACTACTAATGAATTACTTGATCGATCTGTAGGAGTTAGGGTAAGGCAAAATGGCGGCATAGGATCTAATGTGGAGTACAACTTAAACGGAATGTCTGGCAGTGCTATAGGAATGTTTATTGACGGAATAGAAATATCAACTTTTGGCTCCTCATTCAATTTAAATAATATTCCTCCCGCTATGATTGAACGTATTGAGGTTTACAAAGGTATTTTGCCTTCGCATTTAACAGGCGATTACGTAGGAGGAGCAATAAATGTAGTTCTTAAAAAAGATGTTTCAAAAAATACAGCAACTGCAGCAGTGTCTTACGGCTCGTTTCAAACTTTTCAATCTGATTTAGGAGTCACTTTGCGAGACAAAAAATCGGGTCTTTCCTTTAGAGGTTCTGGCTTTTATACCTACACGGATAATAGTTTTGAAACTTGGGGCAGGTCAACCACATTTGTAAATCATTTGCAGCAAATTACCAGACCTTATAGAGCCAAACGATTCAACAATACTTATAAAGCAGTAGGAGGACGCTTTGAAGCTGGCTTCACAGATACGAAATGGGCTGATCAATTTTTTATAGGTTACAACGGATCAAGCAATTACACTGAGATTCCGCACGGCATTACTATGGCTGTACCCTATGTGGGCCGATTTAACGAAACTAAATCACATGCATTACTACTAAATTATACTAAAAAAAACTTTTTAGTTCAAAATTTAGCTCTGAATATCAATGCGGTACGAAGCGAACGTAGCACCTACCTGCAAGACACCATAAGCTATGCATACAACTGGGACGGAACCATAAGAGAAGTAATTGAGTTTGGCGAGCGAGTTCCTTTGCGTACCAATGGCGGACAGCAAGGTCCTAAAACAATTACCAATACCGATAGAAAAATTACAAATGCAAGATCAAACTTAGGTTATCTTATCGCGAGCGGACATCGTATTTCTCTAAATCATAAATTCGAAGCGACCAACAGAAAAGATGAAGATTTATTAAACCCTTCCCTCAGAGAACTTGCTACCAAAAGCTTGGTTACAAAAAATATTGTTTCCTTAAACTATGAAGCCGAAAGTTTCAACAAAAAATTAATTACCAATTTACTAGGCAAGTACACTACAAACAAAACCAATCAAACAAAATATGAGATTGTGACTATTGATGGAGTAAACACGATTGTACAGCGTGAAAGTAGTACGTCAGACTATAATTTTGGATATGGAGCAACAGCTTCTTATCAAGTGATAGAAAAACTATTTATCATTGGCTCCACTGAAAACTCCTATATTATGCCTACCGAAAACCAATTGTTTGGAGCACCTGAAATTAATATCTTATCCAACCTTACCTTAGAACCAGAAAAAAACATCAACTACAATTTAGGTTTTAGATGGGGCCCAATTGATTTTAAAAAACACAAAATATCTTTCTATGCCAATGCCTTTTGGCGAAACGGCTTTAATAAAATCACACAGCAAGCTGTTGATGTATCTGAAATTGAAGAGGAATCAGATGCGGATATCCAAACCACAAGATATGTGAATCTTGGTAAAACACAAGCGCGTGGTTTTGAAGCCGAAATTATTTACGTGTTCAATAACAAATTGAATGCCTCTGTAAATTTTTCGAAATTCAATAATATATTCAAGCTAGAACGAGACAATAATGGTTTGCCACATACTTTTTTTGGTCAACAAGTCCCAAACGAACCTTTTTTGACGGCTAATGCCAATATTCAATACAGACTTAATAATGTGTTGCAAAAAAATTCGGTACTCAATCTTTACTACAACACCGGTTTTGTAGGTGAATATTATGTAGTGTGGGGACAACCTGATTGGTCCTTAACTCCAAGTCAATTCACTCATGACATCGGTATCAGTTACGGATTTCCATCCAAAAAGCTCATTGCTAGCGTAGACGTAAAAAATATTATGAACGCCGAGATTTACGACAACTTTTCGATACAAAAACCTGGTAGAGGAATCTATTTCAAATTGAATTACACCTTTAGTACATTTTTATAA
- a CDS encoding glycosyltransferase, producing the protein MKLAVITAFPPSKVTLNEYGYHLVKNFAQKNEISEVILLCDKTQDAKQLDFKNSDKVKVRECWSFNSYTNIISIMDAIRAEKPDAVLINLQFMKFGDKKVPAALGLLIPWILRMNSIPTVSLLHNILEQVDLESAGFTDNKLAQRFYNFVGTSLTKFILKSDVVAVTINKYVDVLVKKYNVNNVIVIPHGTFDTIDEPSFDLVPGPKQIMAFGKFGTYKKVEILIEAAILIRQHNSEPIEVVIAGTDSPNTPGYLKGVQEKYKDTPGIRFTGYVEEKDVPVIFGDSTVVAFPYTSTTGSSGVLHQAGSYGKAVVMPDLGDLALLVEEEGYKGEFFNPESAASLAAALEKIINNDENRKAIAMQNFIAASALSMGTITDMYLSTFKKIIKSKL; encoded by the coding sequence ATGAAACTAGCCGTAATTACAGCTTTCCCACCCAGCAAAGTAACCTTGAATGAATATGGATATCACTTAGTTAAAAATTTTGCACAAAAAAATGAAATTTCAGAAGTGATTTTGCTGTGTGATAAAACTCAAGATGCCAAGCAACTGGACTTTAAAAACAGTGATAAAGTGAAGGTGAGGGAATGCTGGTCATTTAATAGTTACACCAACATTATTTCTATCATGGATGCCATACGTGCTGAAAAACCTGATGCTGTTTTAATTAATTTACAGTTCATGAAATTTGGCGATAAAAAGGTTCCAGCGGCTTTAGGACTCTTAATTCCATGGATTTTAAGAATGAATTCTATCCCAACAGTTTCTCTATTGCACAATATTCTTGAGCAAGTAGATCTAGAAAGTGCCGGATTTACAGATAATAAATTAGCGCAGCGATTTTATAATTTCGTAGGGACTTCATTAACTAAATTTATACTAAAATCGGATGTTGTGGCCGTTACTATCAATAAATATGTAGATGTATTGGTAAAGAAATACAATGTAAATAATGTTATAGTAATTCCACACGGAACTTTTGATACCATTGACGAACCTTCGTTTGATTTGGTTCCAGGACCCAAACAAATTATGGCTTTTGGAAAGTTTGGAACTTACAAAAAAGTTGAAATATTAATTGAGGCAGCAATTCTTATAAGACAACACAATTCAGAACCGATAGAAGTAGTTATTGCAGGAACTGATAGTCCTAATACTCCTGGTTACTTAAAAGGAGTTCAAGAAAAATACAAAGACACGCCAGGGATTAGATTTACTGGATATGTTGAAGAAAAAGATGTACCAGTTATTTTTGGTGACAGTACTGTTGTTGCTTTTCCATATACATCTACCACGGGAAGTTCAGGAGTGTTGCATCAAGCAGGAAGTTATGGTAAGGCTGTGGTAATGCCAGACTTGGGCGATCTTGCTTTATTAGTTGAAGAAGAAGGGTACAAAGGCGAGTTTTTTAATCCAGAAAGTGCCGCTTCACTGGCCGCCGCTCTTGAAAAAATAATCAATAACGATGAAAACCGTAAGGCTATTGCCATGCAAAATTTTATAGCTGCTAGCGCCTTATCTATGGGAACTATTACAGATATGTACTTGTCAACGTTTAAAAAAATTATAAAATCTAAACTTTAA
- a CDS encoding AraC family transcriptional regulator, translating to MKLISRIVGQQQPILSLDTNEYENAGGLFCSETIQAKNDETDQITFQYHVADGVLILNAQMFFAVATAIEVHIVNEAIVMNFFSSSHTMAQIEDLEGDKNSVEHTHNIFYASNFKATYTIPALQKLDCFTIIMAPDYYSKLIDANWELHEVFSKHIKSKITSYLSNEYAPFSSGIQWILHEINTCKFEGLVKKMYLESKIKELLIFQLEMLTNADDKVVSDDEDRVKLDQAKVILQENYTNAPSLAALSRTIALNEFKLKKGFKSCFNCTIKTYVTQLRMERAKELLKNEILNVSEVAYQCGYKDVSHFSAAFKQFYGFTPVSFRQKQ from the coding sequence TTGAAACTTATTTCAAGAATTGTAGGACAACAACAGCCCATTTTATCACTAGATACCAATGAGTATGAAAACGCTGGAGGTTTGTTTTGTAGTGAAACTATTCAGGCAAAGAATGACGAAACAGATCAAATTACATTTCAGTATCACGTAGCAGATGGTGTATTGATTCTTAACGCACAAATGTTTTTTGCAGTAGCAACAGCCATCGAAGTTCATATTGTGAATGAAGCTATTGTGATGAATTTTTTCTCGAGTTCACATACAATGGCTCAAATAGAAGATCTTGAGGGTGATAAAAATTCTGTGGAGCACACACACAATATTTTTTACGCTTCTAATTTTAAGGCAACGTATACTATTCCCGCCCTGCAAAAACTCGATTGTTTTACAATTATTATGGCTCCTGATTACTACTCGAAATTAATTGATGCCAATTGGGAACTTCATGAAGTTTTTTCAAAGCACATTAAATCTAAGATTACGAGTTATTTGTCAAATGAATATGCGCCTTTTAGTTCTGGAATACAATGGATTCTTCATGAAATTAATACTTGTAAATTTGAAGGGCTTGTGAAAAAAATGTATCTAGAATCTAAAATTAAGGAGCTGCTCATTTTTCAATTAGAGATGTTAACTAATGCAGATGATAAGGTGGTTAGTGATGATGAAGATAGGGTTAAGCTAGATCAAGCCAAGGTCATCTTGCAAGAAAATTATACAAATGCTCCGTCGCTAGCGGCGCTTTCCAGAACTATTGCACTGAATGAGTTTAAATTAAAAAAAGGATTTAAATCGTGTTTTAATTGTACCATAAAAACGTATGTAACGCAACTCAGAATGGAACGTGCAAAAGAATTACTTAAAAATGAAATTTTAAATGTAAGCGAGGTGGCGTATCAATGTGGCTACAAAGATGTATCCCATTTTTCGGCTGCATTCAAACAGTTTTATGGATTTACGCCGGTTAGTTTTAGACAAAAGCAATAA
- a CDS encoding PH domain-containing protein, whose product MIDQIKKFLNEDQDPKAIEKIAAKLSDLLMKNEEVGYIAVQKKPAITVLPDSIVLTNKRIIICQPKNLGLSMNFIDYTWDEIEGTFVKENILGSEFSFTTRTNMEVSIDYIPKIQARKIFTYAKEQLDILKTGAISAITVEEVQPATVVPDAEIIEEMETEEVTSFAEIMPVAQPPVYNYEKEQAQAAPETSKEVGLAGLSQDELFEKLQNYKKLLDNGLILQGEYDAFKKEILSHM is encoded by the coding sequence ATGATAGATCAAATTAAAAAATTTTTAAACGAAGACCAAGACCCAAAAGCAATCGAAAAAATTGCTGCTAAGCTGAGTGATTTATTAATGAAAAACGAGGAAGTAGGGTATATAGCGGTACAAAAAAAACCCGCTATTACGGTCTTACCAGACAGTATTGTCCTTACTAACAAGCGAATCATTATTTGTCAGCCTAAAAACCTTGGGCTATCTATGAACTTCATTGATTATACTTGGGATGAAATAGAGGGAACTTTTGTTAAGGAAAACATTTTAGGATCTGAGTTTTCATTTACTACACGCACTAATATGGAAGTATCTATTGATTATATTCCAAAAATACAAGCGCGTAAAATTTTTACGTATGCCAAGGAGCAACTTGATATTTTAAAAACAGGTGCTATAAGTGCTATAACTGTTGAGGAAGTGCAACCAGCTACCGTTGTTCCTGATGCTGAAATCATAGAGGAAATGGAAACCGAGGAAGTAACCAGTTTTGCCGAAATCATGCCTGTAGCACAGCCACCAGTCTATAATTATGAAAAGGAACAAGCGCAAGCAGCGCCAGAAACAAGTAAGGAAGTAGGACTTGCCGGTTTATCTCAAGACGAATTGTTTGAAAAACTACAGAATTATAAAAAACTACTCGATAACGGCTTGATCTTACAAGGCGAATACGATGCCTTCAAGAAAGAAATTTTGAGTCACATGTAA
- a CDS encoding sugar isomerase, with the protein MKLLASITSKIPKKLGPEQLFMLTILLVNGGNYLYNLILGRLLGPEAFSDAAILITLLLILSFVGMTFQIVAAKYAVLFQENKLLLFLKFILKYAVILGIILGFGIVFFHKELQALFHTQTASMFYIFGFGVPLYFVMSVNRGLYQGQNNLSRLATTYQTEMGSRLLFTIPFLLILPSIPSSVVVAIGILLSFVAGLLPFQKTIFSKVEANSNASINHKSIVVFFALTAFYECTQIIINNSDIILVKHFFNNKDAGLYASLALIGRVVYFVAWMFVMLLLPKVIQMKKDNQDTLPILLKYVSYIVVLSSFIVLFTAIFPNFVVQIMFGKAYVSISYLLWKYALATSLFAVANIFAYYYLSLNQYVPVVVSAVLGCTQIVLIIFYHNSLEQVVHMQIIAMVTLLFFQLLYFIYKNRFEHNKKTSALV; encoded by the coding sequence ATGAAACTACTTGCAAGTATTACCTCAAAAATACCCAAAAAACTAGGTCCTGAGCAGCTTTTTATGTTGACCATATTATTGGTAAACGGAGGGAATTATTTGTACAATCTTATTTTGGGGAGGCTTTTAGGTCCCGAGGCATTTTCTGATGCGGCTATATTAATTACACTCTTACTGATACTTTCTTTTGTTGGGATGACTTTTCAAATAGTTGCTGCAAAATATGCTGTTCTTTTTCAAGAGAACAAGTTGTTATTGTTTCTTAAATTTATTTTGAAATATGCTGTTATACTTGGCATTATTCTAGGTTTTGGCATTGTGTTTTTTCACAAGGAACTTCAAGCACTTTTTCATACTCAAACCGCCTCTATGTTTTATATTTTTGGTTTTGGTGTTCCCTTGTATTTTGTCATGAGTGTAAATAGGGGTTTGTATCAAGGTCAAAACAACCTTTCTCGATTAGCTACTACTTACCAAACCGAAATGGGGAGCAGGTTGCTATTTACAATTCCGTTCTTATTGATTTTGCCTTCAATTCCTAGTTCTGTTGTAGTTGCTATAGGTATTTTACTGTCTTTTGTAGCTGGATTACTTCCATTTCAAAAAACAATTTTTAGTAAAGTTGAGGCTAATAGCAATGCTAGTATCAATCACAAATCTATTGTGGTGTTTTTTGCGTTGACAGCGTTTTATGAGTGTACACAAATCATTATTAATAATAGTGATATTATACTTGTCAAGCATTTTTTTAATAACAAAGATGCGGGTTTGTATGCATCACTTGCCTTAATAGGGCGCGTGGTGTATTTTGTGGCTTGGATGTTTGTAATGCTTTTGTTACCTAAAGTGATTCAAATGAAAAAAGACAATCAGGATACGCTTCCTATTTTGCTTAAATATGTGAGTTATATTGTGGTTTTATCTTCCTTTATTGTTTTGTTTACCGCTATATTTCCAAATTTCGTAGTGCAAATCATGTTTGGTAAAGCTTATGTTTCTATCTCTTACTTACTTTGGAAGTATGCGCTTGCAACCTCACTTTTTGCAGTGGCTAATATTTTTGCCTACTACTATTTATCCTTGAATCAATATGTTCCTGTTGTTGTATCGGCAGTTTTGGGATGTACACAAATTGTTTTAATTATTTTTTACCATAACTCTTTGGAGCAAGTGGTTCACATGCAAATTATTGCCATGGTAACTTTACTTTTTTTCCAGTTGCTTTACTTTATTTATAAAAACCGATTCGAACACAATAAAAAAACCAGCGCCTTAGTATAA